One segment of Manihot esculenta cultivar AM560-2 chromosome 4, M.esculenta_v8, whole genome shotgun sequence DNA contains the following:
- the LOC110613052 gene encoding 40S ribosomal protein S15a-1: MVRVSVLNDALKSMYNAEKRGKRQVMIRPSSKVIIKFLLVMQKHGYIGEFEYVDDHRAGKIVVELNGRLNKCGVISPRFDIGVKEIEGWTARLLPSRQFGYIVLTTSAGIMDHEEARRKNVGGKVLGFFY, translated from the exons ATGGTGAGAGTCAGTGTTTTAAATGATGCTCTTAAGAGCATGTATAATGCTGAGAAGAGGGGTAAACGACAGGTTATGATCAGGCCATCATCAAAAGTGATCATCAAATTTCTTTTGGTGATGCAGAAGCATG GTTACATTGGGGAGTTTGAGTATGTCGATGATCACAGAGCTGGCAAAATTGTGGTTGAACTGAATGGGCGATTGAACAAGTGTGGAGTTATTAGTCCTCGCTTTGATATTGGAGTCAAAGAGATTGAAGGTTGGACTGCTAGATTGCTTCCTTCAAGACAG TTTGGATATATTGTGCTAACAACATCTGCTGGCATCATGGATCATGAAGAAGCTAGGAGAAAGAATGTTGGAGGAAAAGTACTTGGTTTCTTTTATTGA
- the LOC110612788 gene encoding histone H2B encodes MAPKAEKKPAEKKPAEEKKTVAEKAPAEKKPKAGKKLPKEGGAAAGDKKKKRVKKSTETYKIYIFKVLKQVHPDIGISSKAMGIMNSFINDIFEKLAQEASRLARYNKKPTITSREIQTAVRLVLPGELAKHAVSEGTKAVTKFTSS; translated from the coding sequence ATGGCACCGAAGGCGGAGAAGAAGCCTGCTGAGAAGAAGCCAGCGGAAGAGAAGAAGACGGTAGCAGAGAAAGCTCCGGCGGAGAAGAAACCGAAGGCCGGAAAGAAGCTACCAAAAGAGGGTGGTGCGGCGGCCGGAGACAAGAAAAAGAAGCGCGTGAAGAAGTCCACGGAGACATACAAGATCTACATCTTCAAGGTCTTGAAGCAGGTCCATCCAGACATCGGGATCTCGAGCAAGGCAATGGGAATTATGAACTCCTTTATAAACGATATTTTCGAAAAGCTTGCACAGGAAGCGTCGAGACTAGCAAGGTACAACAAGAAGCCAACAATAACTTCGAGGGAGATCCAGACGGCTGTGAGATTGGTGTTGCCAGGAGAGTTGGCGAAACACGCTGTGTCCGAGGGGACTAAGGCGGTGACCAAATTCACTAGCTCTTGA
- the LOC110612912 gene encoding histone H2A — MESGGKVKKGAGGRKGGGPKKKPVSRSVKAGLQFPVGRIGRYLKKGRYSQRVGTGAPVYLAAVLEYLAAEVLELAGNAARDNKKNRIIPRHVLLAVRNDEELGKLLAGVTIAHGGVLPNINPVLLPKKSEKAAKEPKSPSKATKSPKKA; from the exons ATGGAGTCTGGAGGGAAAGTGAAGAAGGGAGCCGGAGGAAGGAAAGGTGGGGGTCCGAAGAAGAAGCCCGTTTCTAGGTCGGTCAAAGCCGGCTTGCAGTTTCCGGTTGGGAGAATCGGGCGGTACTTGAAGAAAGGAAGATATTCGCAGCGTGTTGGAACTGGTGCTCCAGTTTACTTGGCCGCTGTTCTCGAGTACCTAGCTGCTGAG GTGCTGGAATTGGCTGGAAATGCAGCAAGAGACAACAAGAAGAACAGAATAATACCGCGGCATGTTTTGCTTGCTGTGAGAAATGATGAAGAGCTTGGGAAATTGCTTGCAGGTGTGACCATTGCTCATGGAGGAGTCCTTCCAAATATCAACCCTGTTCTGTTGCCCAAAAAGAGTGAAAAAGCTGCAAAGGAACCAAAGTCTCCCTCTAAGGCCACCAAGTCCCCCAAGAAGGCTTAA